One part of the Paroedura picta isolate Pp20150507F chromosome 5, Ppicta_v3.0, whole genome shotgun sequence genome encodes these proteins:
- the CSRP2 gene encoding cysteine and glycine-rich protein 2, whose translation MPNWGGGNKCGSCGRTVYHAEEVQCDGRSFHRCCFLCLVCRKNLDSTTVTIHDGEVYCKSCYGKKYGPKGYGYGQGAGTLNMDRGERLGIKHDNAPSHRPTTSPNTSKFAQKFGGAEKCSRCGDSVYAAEKVIGAGKPWHKNCFRCAKCGKSLESTTLTEKEGEIYCKGCYAKNFGPKGFGYGQGAGALVHAQ comes from the exons ATGCCAAACTGGGGAGGTGGCAACAAATGTGGTTCCTGTGGCAGAACAGTGTACCATGCGGAAGAAGTTCAGTGTGATGGGAGGAGTTTCCACAGATGCTGCTTTCTCTGTC tgGTCTGCAGGAAAAACTTAGACAGCACAACAGTAACCATACACGATGGAGAGGTATATTGCAAGTCTTGCTATGGAAAGAAGTACGGTCCCAAAGGATATGGCTATGGCCAAGGAGCAGGCACTCTGAATATGGACAGAGGGGAACGGCTGGGTATCAAGCATGATAA TGCACCTTCTCATCGACCTACAACAAGTCCAAATACTTCAAAGTTTGCCCAGAAATTTGGAGGGGCGGAGAAGTGTTCCAGGTGTGGTGACTCTGTTTATGCAGCGGAAAAAGTAATAGGGGCTGGAAAG CCTTGGCATAAAAATTGTTTCCGATGTGCTAAGTGTGGGAAAAGCCTGGAATCAACGACTCTgacagagaaggagggagaaatcTATTGCAAAG GTTGTTATGCAAAGAACTTTGGTCCCAAAGGATTTGGCTATGGCCAGGGAGCTGGTGCTCTTGTTCATGCTCAATGA